One genomic segment of Effusibacillus lacus includes these proteins:
- a CDS encoding aromatic/alkene/methane monooxygenase hydroxylase/oxygenase subunit alpha, producing the protein MPKLDRSAYYDLTRDMNWRLRYVSEKEVFPEEQVCDYGVPGEAWWEWDEPYKVTYREYVYNQSDKDSSTYSVKAAIARSKLFDQVDAGWKSAITAHYGAIALGEYLASIGEARMARFGRAAAWRNMATYGTLDEQRHGQIQLYFPYGLLGKHPQLDWAHKAYHTNEWGAIAARHLFDDMFTANDALGTAIQLTYTFETGFTNLQFLGMAADALDVGDVEFGSLISSIQTDESRHAQQGEPTLRILLRNGKKDEAQRLIDVMFWRSWKLFALLTGFSMDYYTPLEHRSMSFKEFMEEWIIKQFIDQFRDFGLERPWYWDIFLDELNWVHHADHLGVWFWRPTVWWNPDAGVSPEEREWLEAKYPGWNDNFGRHWDVIAENVRQGRIEKTLPQTLPMVCNMCQIPICTPSDPKQRHLAPYVSEHNGRRYHFCSEPCKWVFDINTERYAGHLNIVDRFLAGHIQPPTPEGAYAYMGLTPEVWGQDADNFAWAFKQSGSGKIAAV; encoded by the coding sequence ATGCCGAAACTTGATCGGAGTGCCTATTATGACCTTACTCGGGATATGAACTGGCGGTTGCGTTATGTCTCCGAAAAGGAGGTTTTTCCCGAGGAGCAGGTTTGCGACTACGGGGTGCCGGGGGAAGCGTGGTGGGAGTGGGATGAGCCGTACAAAGTGACGTACAGGGAATACGTGTACAACCAGTCAGACAAGGACAGCTCGACGTACTCCGTCAAGGCAGCCATCGCACGATCCAAGCTCTTTGACCAGGTGGATGCCGGCTGGAAGTCGGCGATTACCGCCCACTACGGTGCCATTGCGCTGGGTGAGTACCTGGCTTCCATTGGTGAGGCAAGGATGGCGCGGTTCGGCCGGGCTGCTGCATGGCGGAACATGGCTACCTACGGCACTCTGGATGAACAGCGTCACGGACAGATTCAGCTCTACTTCCCATACGGGTTGTTGGGCAAACACCCGCAGCTCGACTGGGCACATAAAGCGTATCACACCAATGAGTGGGGAGCCATTGCCGCCCGACACCTGTTTGATGACATGTTTACCGCCAACGACGCGCTGGGTACCGCCATCCAGCTTACCTATACGTTCGAAACCGGATTCACCAACCTCCAGTTCCTGGGGATGGCCGCAGATGCCCTGGACGTAGGCGATGTGGAGTTCGGTTCGCTCATCTCCAGCATTCAGACTGACGAATCGCGCCATGCCCAGCAGGGAGAACCCACCCTTCGGATTCTGCTCCGCAACGGGAAAAAGGACGAGGCCCAGCGGCTGATCGACGTCATGTTCTGGCGTTCGTGGAAACTCTTTGCCCTGTTGACGGGGTTCTCCATGGACTATTATACCCCGCTGGAGCACCGCTCCATGTCGTTCAAGGAGTTTATGGAGGAATGGATCATCAAGCAGTTTATCGATCAGTTCCGGGATTTCGGCCTGGAGCGCCCGTGGTACTGGGACATTTTCCTGGATGAACTCAACTGGGTCCATCATGCGGACCACTTGGGCGTCTGGTTCTGGCGGCCAACCGTCTGGTGGAATCCCGATGCCGGTGTTTCCCCCGAAGAACGGGAGTGGCTGGAGGCCAAGTACCCGGGTTGGAACGACAATTTCGGCCGGCACTGGGACGTGATTGCGGAAAATGTCCGGCAGGGGCGTATTGAGAAAACGCTGCCGCAGACCCTGCCTATGGTATGCAACATGTGCCAGATTCCCATTTGTACTCCTTCTGACCCGAAACAAAGGCATCTCGCGCCGTATGTTTCCGAGCACAATGGCCGTCGCTATCACTTCTGCTCCGAGCCGTGCAAGTGGGTCTTTGATATCAACACGGAACGTTACGCCGGTCACCTGAACATTGTCGACCGTTTCCTTGCCGGGCACATCCAGCCGCCGACACCTGAAGGGGCTTACGCCTATATGGGGCTTACGCCTGAAGTTTGGGGCCAGGATGCCGACAACTTCGCCTGGGCTTTCAAACAGTCCGGGAGTGGTAAAATAGCCGCTGTTTGA
- a CDS encoding luciferase domain-containing protein: protein MDKKIVRISKDLPPMLTGLPKRMGKSPRIDIRYPCLQLEDTAQQNLREELLRSAKRLAGVVVQPTELSVPAMALVMDEALAEGQPEAFIRGREFTLIRTDGSVHLPLMPEWGEQVLKTGWACIHPLVRYMAGALPPQNLIVYAPRDEQELEVVWRIVQASYCFARGWIVNLDNRGEPV from the coding sequence TTGGATAAGAAAATCGTTCGGATATCCAAAGACTTGCCGCCCATGCTTACAGGTCTACCTAAACGCATGGGGAAGTCTCCTCGAATTGATATTCGCTATCCTTGTTTGCAATTGGAAGACACTGCACAGCAGAATCTTCGGGAAGAACTGCTTCGCTCGGCGAAACGTTTGGCTGGAGTTGTGGTACAACCGACGGAACTCTCAGTTCCTGCTATGGCGCTGGTGATGGACGAAGCGTTGGCGGAAGGGCAGCCGGAAGCATTTATTCGGGGCCGGGAATTTACACTTATCCGAACGGATGGGAGCGTCCATTTGCCGCTTATGCCGGAATGGGGGGAGCAGGTTCTCAAAACAGGCTGGGCTTGTATTCATCCGCTTGTGCGCTATATGGCGGGGGCGTTACCACCCCAAAATCTTATCGTTTATGCTCCAAGGGATGAACAGGAACTCGAAGTAGTGTGGCGTATTGTGCAGGCGTCCTATTGTTTTGCACGTGGCTGGATTGTAAATCTGGACAACAGGGGGGAACCCGTATAA
- a CDS encoding aromatic/alkene monooxygenase hydroxylase subunit beta, translating into MAQISEKRRKKAWSMWSERRIPSEYEAVSHRLHFHFRRSPAPFELDPDIPLNRWYKQYREGSQFQVEDWEGFRDPDRLTYRDYVQLQKEREVYLDNLIDEFERQDHYANLSRPWVDLLEQLYIPSRFSGHVLQMVALYMAQMAPSSYITNAGYFQGADEMRRVQRCAYLAKALSLDHGESLADSQRTREIWEDDPHWQPLREVLEKLLIAYDWGESFAALNLVVKPVYDSLFNDQFANLARHNGDTLLALLHDDFTLDSQRSRRWALDLVNYAVEREPGHRKLLKKWVEIWSEPAYRAVEGLAPLFAKAREPKQPQEVVEAVRTAHKEFLERIGLD; encoded by the coding sequence ATGGCACAAATTAGTGAAAAGCGCCGTAAGAAAGCGTGGAGCATGTGGTCGGAACGTCGAATCCCAAGCGAGTATGAGGCGGTCAGTCATCGGCTGCATTTCCATTTTCGCCGCTCCCCTGCTCCTTTTGAGCTGGATCCGGATATCCCGCTCAACCGGTGGTACAAACAGTACCGGGAAGGGTCACAGTTTCAGGTGGAAGATTGGGAGGGGTTCCGTGACCCGGACCGCTTGACGTACCGGGATTATGTCCAGTTGCAAAAAGAGCGGGAGGTGTATCTGGACAACCTGATCGACGAGTTCGAAAGACAGGATCATTATGCCAACCTCTCAAGACCTTGGGTGGATTTGCTCGAACAACTGTACATCCCGAGCCGTTTTTCGGGACATGTTCTGCAAATGGTCGCCTTGTATATGGCACAGATGGCACCGTCTTCCTACATCACCAATGCAGGGTATTTCCAGGGTGCGGATGAGATGCGGCGCGTGCAGCGTTGTGCGTATCTTGCGAAGGCATTGTCGCTGGATCATGGAGAAAGTTTGGCTGACTCGCAACGGACGAGGGAGATCTGGGAAGACGATCCTCATTGGCAGCCGCTGCGGGAGGTCCTCGAGAAGCTGTTGATTGCTTACGACTGGGGTGAATCATTTGCCGCCCTGAATCTTGTTGTAAAACCGGTGTATGATTCGTTGTTCAACGACCAGTTTGCAAACTTGGCCCGTCACAATGGGGACACGCTGCTGGCTTTACTGCATGATGACTTTACTCTCGATAGCCAACGCAGTCGACGCTGGGCGCTGGATTTGGTCAACTATGCGGTGGAACGCGAGCCCGGGCATCGCAAATTGCTGAAGAAATGGGTGGAAATATGGAGTGAACCGGCCTATCGGGCCGTCGAAGGTTTGGCCCCTTTGTTTGCAAAAGCACGGGAGCCGAAGCAACCTCAGGAGGTGGTTGAGGCAGTCCGCACTGCTCATAAGGAATTTTTAGAGCGGATAGGTCTCGATTGA
- a CDS encoding toluene-4-monooxygenase system B family protein, which produces MAMLPLTAAHKEDFVVLLVPVEDTDTIAQVAEKVAAHTVGVRVASRNAPLRIRCRGQVQPDHLTVAEVGLEPMDFVEVFYDE; this is translated from the coding sequence ATGGCAATGTTGCCGCTGACGGCTGCTCACAAAGAGGACTTTGTTGTTCTGTTGGTACCGGTGGAAGACACGGATACGATTGCCCAAGTGGCGGAAAAAGTGGCTGCCCACACCGTGGGTGTGCGGGTAGCGTCGCGCAATGCACCTTTGCGAATCCGATGCAGGGGGCAGGTCCAGCCCGATCATTTGACTGTCGCGGAGGTTGGTTTGGAGCCGATGGATTTTGTTGAGGTGTTTTATGATGAATGA
- the dmpG gene encoding 4-hydroxy-2-oxovalerate aldolase, which yields MTTNRKITLVDVSLRDGSHAVRHQFTSEQVGEVAAALANAKVPVFEVTHGDGLGGSSLQFGFSKEPELNWIRTAVEKAGESSVSVLLLPGVGTQEELRRAREVGASVVRVATHCTEADIAPQHIAMGKELGMTVCGFLMMSHMITSSDLVKQARILEDAGADVVYVVDSAGALLPDQVRDRVRALRESLTCEVGFHGHNNLGLGVANTLVAMEEGASWLDGSLCSLGAGAGNTQLEVLVAVLDRMGVETGVDLYAAMDAAEEVVKPLLPRPIVIDRDALVIGYAGVYSTFLLHARRAAEKFGVESRDILIELGRRKAVGGQEDQIIRVAYELAHQ from the coding sequence GTTCACCTCAGAACAGGTGGGTGAAGTGGCAGCTGCTCTCGCGAATGCCAAAGTCCCGGTGTTTGAGGTAACCCATGGTGACGGACTGGGCGGCTCCTCGCTGCAGTTTGGATTTTCGAAAGAGCCGGAGTTGAACTGGATCCGAACGGCCGTTGAGAAAGCTGGTGAATCCAGTGTTTCCGTCCTCCTGTTGCCGGGAGTTGGCACTCAAGAAGAATTGAGACGTGCTCGTGAAGTTGGAGCATCGGTTGTCCGAGTGGCAACTCACTGCACTGAGGCGGATATTGCTCCTCAACACATTGCCATGGGAAAAGAACTGGGAATGACCGTTTGTGGTTTTCTCATGATGTCCCATATGATAACGTCTTCCGATCTGGTGAAACAGGCACGGATCTTGGAGGATGCAGGTGCTGATGTTGTGTATGTGGTGGATTCTGCCGGTGCATTGTTGCCTGATCAGGTTCGTGATCGAGTTCGGGCACTCCGTGAATCTTTAACCTGTGAGGTGGGGTTTCACGGTCATAACAACCTTGGCTTAGGGGTGGCGAATACCCTTGTAGCTATGGAGGAAGGAGCTAGTTGGCTGGACGGTTCTCTTTGCAGTCTGGGTGCAGGCGCGGGCAATACACAACTTGAGGTGCTTGTTGCGGTATTGGATCGAATGGGGGTTGAGACCGGAGTAGATCTTTATGCAGCTATGGATGCTGCTGAAGAGGTGGTAAAACCGCTTTTGCCTCGTCCCATTGTAATCGATCGGGATGCACTGGTGATAGGGTATGCGGGAGTGTACTCAACATTCTTGCTCCATGCCCGGCGGGCCGCTGAAAAGTTCGGTGTTGAGTCCAGGGATATTCTGATTGAACTTGGAAGGCGTAAGGCTGTGGGAGGTCAAGAAGATCAAATTATCCGGGTGGCTTACGAATTGGCCCACCAGTAA
- a CDS encoding GlcG/HbpS family heme-binding protein — MEQFRVVKSITLELAEAMLDQAVTKARELGVSVNIAIMDEAGNLKSFRRMDGAPLLSIGIAQRKAYSAAAFRIPTGDWYDLIKENPRLLHGIPHTPDLAIFGGGFPIKVEGEVIGAIGVSGASEEQDEEICRAALEVVKN; from the coding sequence ATGGAACAGTTTCGTGTAGTTAAAAGCATAACATTGGAACTTGCAGAGGCTATGTTGGATCAAGCGGTTACTAAAGCGCGAGAGCTTGGTGTCTCCGTAAATATTGCGATCATGGATGAGGCAGGGAATCTTAAATCGTTCCGACGTATGGACGGGGCTCCATTGCTGTCCATAGGCATTGCCCAGCGTAAAGCGTACAGCGCCGCCGCTTTTCGCATTCCAACGGGGGATTGGTATGACCTTATCAAGGAGAATCCGCGACTATTGCATGGGATTCCCCATACGCCTGATCTTGCGATCTTTGGCGGTGGTTTTCCCATCAAGGTCGAAGGGGAGGTGATCGGTGCGATAGGCGTCAGTGGTGCATCGGAGGAGCAGGATGAGGAAATCTGCCGGGCTGCATTGGAAGTAGTCAAGAACTAA
- a CDS encoding MmoB/DmpM family protein, with protein MPHEQVKLVGPIVRDPELAEALITAIEVDNPGVEVMVDNRGGYIRIHTPQRCRITRSSLQEALGRSISLTQIEPDLVSFAGRIRYDEDELLFYLERED; from the coding sequence ATGCCTCATGAACAAGTAAAATTAGTGGGACCTATTGTTCGGGATCCTGAGTTGGCCGAGGCGCTTATAACCGCCATTGAGGTCGACAACCCGGGTGTCGAGGTAATGGTTGATAACAGGGGCGGGTATATCCGTATCCATACTCCGCAACGCTGTCGCATTACCCGCAGCAGTTTGCAAGAAGCGCTTGGTCGCTCAATCTCCCTTACTCAGATTGAGCCCGATCTCGTATCATTTGCCGGTCGAATCCGCTATGACGAAGATGAGTTACTTTTCTATTTGGAAAGGGAGGATTAA
- a CDS encoding 2Fe-2S iron-sulfur cluster binding domain-containing protein, translating to MEEYVVTVKPSGITFPVQHGETILNAARKRGIWLPFECGWGSCGTCKATLIEGQVKCLLPEAPSLSERDRRRRRIILCQSVPESDVVLETRVLEGPPENLAISDYQAVVADVEILAPEVARFRLQLDRILFYQPGQYAILNLGDGLRRTYSMANLPGTREVEFIARRYPNGVGSQKLFSLSPGMELTLELPYGATYLRETLRPLVFIAGGTGIAPILAMARQLVSNGNREGSGCTVFYGARTPGDLVCLDELQQLLGSSTQGKVIPVVNEGGTGEWNGEIGFVTDALVRRLKEPWEKYEFYIAGPPVMVQAVLRLLEEQGVPITQVHYDSFG from the coding sequence ATGGAGGAATATGTCGTTACGGTCAAACCTTCGGGTATCACTTTTCCAGTTCAGCATGGCGAGACCATTCTCAATGCAGCAAGAAAAAGGGGCATCTGGTTGCCGTTTGAATGCGGATGGGGGAGCTGCGGCACGTGCAAAGCAACGTTGATCGAAGGTCAGGTGAAGTGTCTTTTGCCTGAGGCCCCCTCTCTATCGGAACGGGATCGAAGACGCCGTCGCATCATTTTGTGCCAAAGCGTGCCGGAAAGCGATGTGGTTCTGGAGACACGTGTACTGGAAGGACCACCGGAAAATCTTGCAATATCCGATTACCAAGCGGTGGTCGCGGATGTGGAAATACTTGCTCCCGAAGTGGCGCGCTTTCGTCTGCAGCTGGACCGAATCCTCTTTTATCAACCGGGACAATATGCCATTCTCAATCTTGGCGACGGATTGCGGCGGACTTACTCGATGGCCAATTTGCCGGGAACCCGTGAAGTGGAGTTTATCGCCAGACGGTATCCCAATGGTGTGGGAAGCCAAAAACTGTTCAGCCTATCCCCCGGTATGGAGCTAACGCTGGAATTGCCGTACGGGGCTACCTATCTCCGAGAGACGTTGCGACCCTTAGTGTTTATCGCTGGCGGAACGGGAATTGCACCGATCCTTGCCATGGCGCGGCAGTTGGTATCGAATGGAAATCGAGAGGGAAGTGGATGTACAGTTTTTTACGGTGCTCGTACACCGGGAGATCTGGTCTGTTTGGACGAATTGCAGCAGCTATTGGGTTCGTCAACACAGGGGAAAGTGATTCCGGTCGTCAATGAGGGCGGTACTGGGGAATGGAATGGAGAAATTGGGTTCGTGACTGATGCGCTGGTCCGTCGTCTCAAAGAACCATGGGAAAAGTATGAATTTTATATAGCCGGGCCGCCTGTGATGGTTCAGGCGGTGCTCAGGTTGCTTGAGGAGCAAGGAGTGCCCATTACCCAGGTGCACTATGATAGCTTTGGATAA
- a CDS encoding 4-hydroxyphenylacetate 3-hydroxylase family protein, with amino-acid sequence MALSKTMNRPMTGEEYLDSLRDGREIWIYGERVKDVTIHPAFRNSARMIARMYDALHDPNQQDVLLTDTDTGNGGKTHPFFKAPKSAQDLIASRDAIKAWQRIAYGWMGRSPDYKASFIATLGANSEFYKPFHENAMRWYQRAQEQVLFLNHAIVNPPVDRNKPPHEVSDVFMHVTKETDGGIFVSGAKVVATGSALTHANFMAHYGPLPIQKEEFALILIIPMDAPGVKLICRPSYEYNAAVMGSPFDYPLSSRLDENDAVLVFDNVFVPWENVLVYRDLDKVNNFFPLSGFIPRFTFHGCNRFVVKLEFIAGLLIKALESTGSKDFRGVQSRLGEVIAWRNLFNAISEAMTHAPVPWVGEYVNPDVRHGLAYRVFAPLAYPRIKEIIETDVASALIYMNSNAVDFKTPEIRPYLDKYLRGSNGYDAEAKMKVMKALWDAVGSEFGGRHELYERNYAGNYENIRIETLFTAQAMGDIDSFVGIAESMMGEYDLDGWKVDDLISPEDVNIHFQKRPK; translated from the coding sequence ATGGCATTGAGTAAAACGATGAATCGACCGATGACTGGTGAAGAGTATTTAGACAGCTTGAGGGATGGGCGGGAAATCTGGATCTATGGCGAACGGGTGAAAGATGTGACCATTCATCCAGCCTTCCGCAACTCAGCCCGAATGATCGCTCGTATGTACGATGCTCTCCACGATCCCAATCAACAGGATGTTCTTCTTACAGATACTGACACAGGGAACGGAGGAAAAACGCATCCATTTTTTAAAGCACCCAAAAGTGCTCAGGATTTGATTGCTTCTCGCGATGCAATTAAGGCATGGCAACGGATTGCTTATGGTTGGATGGGGCGCAGCCCGGACTATAAAGCCAGCTTTATCGCGACGCTGGGTGCCAATTCAGAATTTTACAAGCCGTTTCATGAAAATGCAATGAGATGGTATCAGCGTGCCCAAGAGCAAGTGCTTTTCTTGAACCATGCTATCGTGAATCCGCCCGTGGATCGGAACAAGCCCCCGCATGAAGTAAGTGATGTATTCATGCATGTTACAAAAGAAACGGATGGCGGAATCTTTGTAAGCGGTGCCAAAGTTGTAGCCACAGGATCCGCTTTGACTCACGCGAACTTTATGGCTCATTACGGACCATTGCCAATTCAGAAAGAAGAATTCGCATTGATTCTTATTATCCCTATGGATGCTCCTGGGGTCAAGTTGATCTGCCGGCCTTCGTACGAATATAACGCTGCAGTCATGGGAAGTCCGTTTGATTACCCATTGTCGAGCCGCCTTGATGAGAACGACGCGGTTTTGGTCTTCGACAATGTTTTCGTTCCGTGGGAGAATGTCTTGGTCTACCGTGATCTGGATAAAGTGAACAACTTTTTCCCGCTTTCTGGATTTATCCCGCGGTTTACGTTCCATGGTTGCAACCGTTTTGTGGTAAAACTCGAGTTTATTGCCGGATTGCTCATCAAAGCACTGGAGTCGACAGGATCGAAAGACTTCCGAGGTGTTCAGTCGCGCTTAGGCGAGGTCATTGCCTGGCGTAATCTGTTCAATGCAATCTCTGAAGCTATGACACACGCCCCGGTTCCCTGGGTGGGCGAATATGTCAACCCTGATGTCCGCCATGGCTTAGCCTATCGCGTTTTTGCTCCGTTGGCTTACCCGCGGATTAAAGAGATCATTGAGACGGACGTTGCCAGCGCCTTAATCTACATGAACTCCAACGCCGTTGACTTCAAGACGCCCGAAATCCGCCCGTATCTGGACAAGTATTTACGTGGGTCGAACGGCTATGACGCGGAAGCGAAGATGAAAGTCATGAAAGCGCTTTGGGACGCTGTAGGAAGCGAGTTTGGCGGACGGCATGAACTCTATGAACGAAACTATGCGGGTAACTATGAAAACATCCGAATTGAAACTTTATTTACGGCGCAGGCTATGGGAGATATCGATAGTTTCGTAGGAATTGCAGAGAGTATGATGGGCGAGTATGACCTTGACGGTTGGAAGGTGGATGACCTGATTTCACCTGAAGATGTCAATATTCATTTTCAGAAAAGGCCTAAGTAA
- a CDS encoding 2Fe-2S iron-sulfur cluster-binding protein, whose product MNKSILIHIEPHEVEVSGQASETVLQALMGQFYGRGGRPAFYGCRRGGCGACKMKLLAGYVDHNETYSQTALSNEERSEGYILACKSYPGSDLTIRIPERDDPLARYLRTDRMQGIF is encoded by the coding sequence ATGAACAAGAGTATCTTGATCCACATTGAACCACATGAAGTGGAGGTAAGCGGACAGGCGAGTGAGACGGTTTTACAGGCGCTGATGGGACAGTTTTATGGTCGAGGCGGACGCCCTGCGTTTTACGGTTGTCGACGTGGTGGTTGTGGTGCTTGCAAGATGAAGTTATTGGCCGGATATGTCGACCATAATGAAACCTATTCCCAAACTGCGCTTTCCAATGAGGAACGTTCAGAGGGGTATATTCTGGCTTGCAAGTCGTACCCCGGTTCAGATCTTACGATCCGAATCCCGGAGCGGGATGACCCGCTGGCCCGATATCTTCGGACTGATAGGATGCAAGGCATATTTTAG
- a CDS encoding catechol 2,3-dioxygenase, with the protein MGEGIMRLGFVQVRVTDLEGARKHYVEIMGLQETARTEDAVYLKGWDEYDHHSIVLRKSDRAGLEKMAFKVHTFEDLDKLEKNLQHYGASIKRVSKNENFKVGEGVQFKLPSGHTMELFVDMEYEGKALPQVNPAPWPDGLLGVGAPRIDHLLISAEKPHETIDFLMKALNFHMSEKVVENEKSETPIAAWLFRSYTPHDIAIIPGKDEGLHHFAFWLDEFNDLRKAGDVFSKNDVPVDVGIERHGITRGQTIYYFDPAGNRNEVFTGGYIAYPDMPVVKWTVDQLARGIFYFNHRQEWIEGFTGVTT; encoded by the coding sequence ATGGGTGAAGGAATCATGCGTTTGGGGTTTGTGCAAGTTCGTGTAACGGATTTGGAGGGGGCTCGCAAACATTACGTTGAAATTATGGGTTTGCAGGAAACGGCCCGTACTGAAGATGCGGTCTATTTGAAAGGGTGGGATGAATACGACCACCATTCGATCGTGTTACGCAAGTCGGATCGTGCGGGTTTGGAAAAGATGGCTTTCAAGGTTCACACATTCGAGGATTTGGATAAACTGGAGAAAAATCTTCAACATTACGGAGCTTCGATCAAACGTGTTTCAAAAAATGAGAACTTCAAAGTGGGAGAAGGTGTACAGTTCAAGCTGCCTTCGGGACACACGATGGAGTTATTCGTTGATATGGAGTATGAGGGCAAAGCGCTGCCACAGGTCAACCCGGCACCGTGGCCGGATGGGCTGTTGGGAGTAGGCGCTCCGCGGATCGATCACCTGTTGATCTCGGCGGAAAAACCGCATGAAACCATCGATTTTTTGATGAAAGCGCTTAACTTCCACATGAGTGAGAAAGTGGTTGAGAACGAGAAATCAGAAACGCCTATTGCTGCCTGGCTTTTCCGGAGCTATACCCCACATGATATTGCAATCATTCCGGGAAAAGACGAAGGGCTTCATCACTTTGCCTTCTGGCTGGATGAATTTAATGATTTGCGTAAAGCCGGCGATGTGTTTTCAAAAAACGATGTACCGGTTGATGTTGGGATCGAACGCCACGGCATTACCCGCGGTCAAACCATCTACTACTTTGATCCCGCAGGGAACCGCAATGAAGTCTTTACAGGGGGATATATCGCGTATCCCGACATGCCGGTTGTGAAATGGACAGTGGACCAGTTGGCACGGGGCATCTTTTACTTCAATCACCGTCAAGAATGGATCGAAGGTTTCACTGGCGTCACGACCTGA
- a CDS encoding tautomerase family protein encodes MIIVRVHMLRGRSTELKHQLLRQLTEQTATTLGVERQSIRVFIVELEPDHWGIAGEPASKINGRSLSGSQSSAEEVEPRNHIVDSRN; translated from the coding sequence ATGATTATTGTTCGAGTTCATATGTTGCGGGGTCGTAGCACGGAGTTAAAACACCAATTGTTGCGTCAACTAACGGAACAAACAGCTACCACTCTCGGCGTTGAACGTCAGTCGATTCGAGTTTTTATTGTTGAACTAGAGCCGGATCATTGGGGAATTGCGGGGGAACCTGCCAGTAAAATAAACGGACGGTCGCTTTCCGGCAGTCAGAGTTCTGCTGAGGAAGTGGAACCAAGGAATCATATTGTGGATTCTCGCAATTAG
- a CDS encoding Rieske 2Fe-2S domain-containing protein: protein MMNEVKAIRWFPVLTLDDLWEGEMIDVDVEGEKVLLIHLAGEKIVAYQGICPHQEILLADGELKDDILTCTAHRWQFDAGTGEGVNPKNCQLYRYEVKVEDEQVFVGFPEGETRRYNRCTAQ, encoded by the coding sequence ATGATGAATGAGGTGAAAGCGATCCGTTGGTTTCCTGTTTTAACCCTGGATGATCTTTGGGAAGGTGAAATGATCGATGTGGATGTGGAAGGCGAGAAAGTTTTGTTAATTCATCTCGCCGGGGAAAAAATTGTGGCATATCAAGGGATCTGTCCACACCAAGAGATTCTGCTTGCCGATGGAGAGTTGAAAGACGACATTCTTACCTGTACTGCCCATCGCTGGCAGTTTGATGCCGGCACGGGAGAAGGTGTGAACCCGAAAAATTGTCAGCTCTACCGGTATGAGGTAAAGGTTGAAGATGAACAAGTGTTCGTCGGGTTTCCGGAAGGGGAAACCCGACGATACAATCGGTGTACTGCTCAGTAA